From one uncultured Paludibacter sp. genomic stretch:
- the trpF gene encoding N-(5'-phosphoribosyl)anthranilate isomerase has product MDNQYTNNFQNISPPLWGGREGLLIKVCGLREPKNILEVARLEPDMMGFIFYHNSPRFAKHLDVNVLHQIPKHIKKVGVFVNEDLENILTYIEKYKLDAVQLHGAENYTLCKKLKDESKVMIIKVFSVMSADNFKVTKEYEPVSDYFLFDTKTDVYGGSGQKFNWNILNEYKGNKEFILSGGISLSDVKPICKIFHPKLIGVDLNSKFEIKPGLKDVEKLRMFIHEFRNTPKNRIVEQN; this is encoded by the coding sequence TGGATAATCAGTATACAAATAACTTTCAGAATATATCTCCTCCCCTGTGGGGAGGTAGGGAGGGGCTTTTAATCAAAGTCTGCGGCTTACGCGAACCCAAAAACATTTTGGAGGTAGCTCGATTAGAGCCGGATATGATGGGATTTATATTTTATCATAACTCTCCTCGATTTGCGAAACATTTGGACGTGAATGTACTGCATCAGATTCCCAAACACATTAAAAAAGTGGGCGTTTTTGTAAATGAGGATTTGGAAAATATCCTGACATACATTGAAAAGTATAAGTTAGATGCCGTCCAACTTCACGGCGCTGAAAATTACACACTGTGTAAAAAACTGAAAGACGAATCTAAAGTGATGATTATCAAAGTATTTTCTGTAATGAGCGCTGATAATTTCAAAGTAACCAAAGAGTACGAACCTGTTAGCGACTACTTCCTTTTCGATACAAAAACCGATGTTTATGGTGGTTCCGGACAAAAGTTTAACTGGAATATTTTAAATGAATACAAAGGGAACAAAGAATTTATTTTAAGCGGCGGCATTTCACTAAGCGATGTTAAACCTATTTGCAAAATATTCCATCCCAAGCTGATTGGAGTAGATTTGAATAGTAAATTTGAAATTAAACCGGGACTAAAAGATGTGGAAAAACTTCGAATGTTTATTCATGAATTTAGAAATACACCCAAAAACAGAATTGTTGAACAGAATTAA
- the trpA gene encoding Tryptophan synthase alpha chain, with protein sequence MNRINQLFQNKNKNILSIYITAGFPNLNDTVFTIEILQKNGVDLVEIGIPFSDPMADGVVIQQSSQTALKNGMSIRKLFSQLTSIREKIHIPLVMMGYLNPVMQFGFEEFCKECKRVDVDGMIIPDLPMADYLSDYKPIADKYGLKFIFLITPETSEERIREIDNNTDGFIYMVSSASVTGVQNSFEKQIAYFQRINSMKLKNPRLVGFGISNKETKETAFQYASGAIIGSAFIKTQTETESAKEAINLLMSRLNN encoded by the coding sequence ATGAACAGAATCAATCAATTATTTCAAAATAAAAACAAAAATATACTTTCTATTTATATTACAGCCGGTTTTCCTAATCTAAACGACACCGTTTTCACCATTGAAATACTTCAAAAAAACGGAGTAGATTTGGTAGAAATCGGTATTCCGTTTTCAGATCCAATGGCAGATGGTGTTGTAATTCAGCAAAGTAGTCAAACTGCTTTGAAAAACGGTATGAGTATCCGGAAACTTTTCAGCCAGCTGACAAGTATTCGAGAAAAAATCCATATTCCGCTGGTAATGATGGGTTATTTGAATCCCGTGATGCAATTTGGTTTCGAAGAATTTTGTAAAGAGTGTAAACGTGTAGATGTGGACGGAATGATTATTCCCGATTTGCCTATGGCAGATTATTTATCGGATTATAAACCGATTGCCGATAAATACGGTTTGAAATTTATTTTTCTTATCACACCTGAAACCTCCGAAGAACGCATCCGTGAAATTGACAACAACACCGATGGTTTTATTTATATGGTTTCATCGGCATCGGTTACGGGAGTTCAAAACTCATTTGAAAAACAAATTGCTTATTTTCAGCGAATTAATTCAATGAAATTGAAAAATCCACGTTTGGTGGGTTTTGGCATTTCCAACAAAGAAACGAAAGAAACCGCATTTCAATATGCATCCGGAGCCATTATAGGCAGCGCTTTTATTAAAACTCAAACCGAAACCGAAAGCGCCAAAGAAGCTATCAATTTGTTGATGAGCAGATTAAACAACTAA
- a CDS encoding hypothetical protein (Evidence 5 : Unknown function), whose protein sequence is MSLREKDYIMKLLEQFYLALNKFLYGETEEKIDFLAFEEKFYSGYLENTSHFFLTSSPDEIIDYIRRKFPEKEFVVRLEIACELMFQNLENNNKNRKDSLPEKLLELYNRLDSYTKTYSIEREYKLKYYGLKIHRFNMRMKFANNSIKYEYLL, encoded by the coding sequence ATGTCGTTAAGAGAAAAAGATTATATAATGAAACTCTTGGAGCAGTTTTATTTAGCTCTCAACAAATTTCTATACGGTGAAACGGAGGAAAAAATTGATTTTTTAGCGTTTGAAGAAAAGTTTTATTCCGGATATTTAGAAAACACCTCGCATTTTTTTCTTACTTCCTCTCCCGATGAAATTATCGATTATATTCGACGGAAATTCCCGGAAAAAGAGTTTGTCGTTCGACTGGAAATTGCATGTGAATTAATGTTTCAAAACCTTGAAAACAACAATAAAAATCGAAAAGATTCACTCCCTGAAAAACTTTTAGAGTTGTATAATCGTTTGGATAGCTATACAAAAACCTATTCTATAGAAAGAGAATACAAACTAAAATACTATGGATTGAAAATCCATAGGTTTAATATGCGAATGAAATTCGCCAATAACTCTATAAAGTATGAATATCTTTTATAA